One stretch of Pseudoalteromonas shioyasakiensis DNA includes these proteins:
- the rplW gene encoding 50S ribosomal protein L23 codes for MIREERLLKVILAPHISEKSTIAAEENNTIVFKVASDATKAEIKAAAEKLFEVEVTGVRTLNVKGKTKRTGMRFGRRSDWKKAYVTLKEGSELDFVGGAE; via the coding sequence ATGATCCGTGAAGAACGTCTTTTAAAAGTGATCCTTGCTCCACACATCTCTGAAAAAAGCACTATCGCTGCTGAAGAAAACAACACGATTGTTTTCAAAGTAGCTTCTGATGCAACTAAAGCTGAAATCAAAGCTGCAGCAGAAAAGCTTTTTGAAGTAGAAGTAACTGGTGTTCGCACACTAAACGTTAAGGGTAAAACAAAACGTACTGGCATGCGTTTCGGTCGTCGTTCAGACTGGAAGAAAGCTTACGTTACTCTTAAAGAAGGTAGCGAGCTAGACTTTGTCGGCGGCGCCGAGTAA
- the rplV gene encoding 50S ribosomal protein L22, which yields MQALAKHKFASGSAQKARLVADQIRGLPVDRALEILAYSPKKAAVLVKKVLESAIANAEHNEGADIDELRVTTIFVDDGPTMKRIMPRAKGRADRILKRTSHITVVVSDS from the coding sequence ATGCAAGCATTAGCTAAACATAAATTCGCCTCTGGTTCGGCGCAAAAAGCACGTCTAGTTGCAGATCAGATCCGCGGACTTCCGGTTGATCGCGCTCTAGAAATCCTGGCGTACAGCCCTAAAAAAGCGGCTGTATTAGTTAAGAAAGTACTTGAGTCTGCTATTGCTAACGCAGAGCATAACGAAGGTGCTGACATTGATGAGCTTCGTGTAACTACGATCTTTGTGGACGATGGTCCAACAATGAAGCGTATTATGCCACGTGCTAAAGGACGCGCAGACCGCATCCTTAAGCGTACAAGCCACATCACTGTTGTGGTTTCAGATAGCTAG
- the rpmC gene encoding 50S ribosomal protein L29 yields the protein MKASELKDKSVEELNAELLGLLREQFNLRMQASTGQLAQTHTLRTVRRDIARVKTVINQKAGQ from the coding sequence ATGAAAGCTAGCGAACTAAAAGACAAAAGCGTAGAAGAGCTAAATGCTGAACTTCTAGGACTTCTTCGTGAGCAGTTCAACCTGCGCATGCAAGCAAGCACTGGTCAGTTAGCTCAGACACACACGCTAAGAACAGTACGTCGCGATATCGCGCGTGTAAAAACAGTTATTAACCAGAAGGCAGGTCAATAA
- the rplP gene encoding 50S ribosomal protein L16 — protein MLQPKRTKFRKMHKGRNRGLAQNGNKVSFGTFGLKATGRGRMTARQIEAARRAMTRHVKRQGKIWIRVFPDKPITNKPLEVRMGKGKGSVEYWVAEIQPGKVLYEMEGVSEELAREAFNLAARKLPFTTTFVTRTVM, from the coding sequence ATGTTACAGCCAAAACGTACAAAATTCCGTAAAATGCACAAAGGCCGCAACCGCGGTTTAGCGCAAAACGGTAACAAAGTAAGCTTCGGTACTTTCGGTTTGAAAGCTACTGGCCGTGGCCGTATGACTGCTCGTCAAATCGAAGCAGCTCGTCGTGCTATGACACGTCACGTAAAGCGTCAAGGTAAAATCTGGATTCGTGTATTCCCAGATAAGCCAATTACGAACAAACCATTAGAAGTTCGTATGGGTAAAGGTAAAGGTTCTGTTGAATATTGGGTTGCTGAAATTCAACCTGGTAAAGTACTTTACGAAATGGAAGGTGTTTCTGAAGAGCTTGCTCGTGAAGCATTCAACCTTGCAGCGCGTAAATTACCATTCACAACAACTTTCGTAACTCGGACGGTGATGTAA
- the rpsC gene encoding 30S ribosomal protein S3, with protein sequence MGQKVHPTGIRLGISKPWVSTWYANSKDFSDQLFGDHKVRTFLTKELKAASVSKIVIERPAKSIRVTIHTARPGVVIGKKGEDVEKLRQAVTKIAGVPAQINIAEVRKPELDAQLVADGIASQLERRVMFRRAMKRSVQNAMRIGAKGIKVEVSGRLGGAEIARSEWYREGRVPLHTLRADIDYATSEALTTYGIIGVKVWIFKGEVIGGLPLVQEQEKPAKRAPKKAKKSAK encoded by the coding sequence ATGGGACAAAAAGTTCATCCTACTGGTATTCGCCTAGGTATCTCTAAACCTTGGGTTTCTACCTGGTACGCGAATTCAAAAGATTTCTCTGATCAGCTTTTTGGCGATCACAAAGTACGTACATTCCTTACTAAGGAATTAAAAGCGGCTTCTGTGTCTAAAATCGTTATTGAGCGTCCAGCTAAATCTATCCGTGTAACAATTCACACAGCTCGTCCTGGTGTTGTTATCGGTAAAAAAGGCGAAGACGTTGAAAAACTACGTCAAGCAGTAACTAAGATTGCAGGTGTTCCGGCTCAGATTAATATCGCTGAAGTTCGTAAGCCTGAACTTGATGCACAACTAGTAGCTGACGGTATTGCGTCACAGCTAGAGCGTCGTGTTATGTTCCGTCGCGCTATGAAGCGTTCGGTACAAAATGCAATGCGCATTGGTGCAAAGGGTATCAAAGTTGAAGTTAGCGGTCGTCTTGGCGGTGCTGAGATCGCACGTTCAGAATGGTATCGTGAAGGTCGTGTACCTCTACATACTCTTCGTGCTGATATCGACTACGCAACTTCTGAAGCCTTAACCACTTATGGTATCATTGGTGTTAAAGTTTGGATCTTCAAAGGCGAAGTTATTGGTGGTTTACCACTAGTACAAGAGCAAGAGAAGCCAGCTAAACGCGCGCCAAAGAAAGCCAAAAAAAGTGCTAAGTAG
- the rplD gene encoding 50S ribosomal protein L4, translated as MELAIKDASGALEVSEATFGREFNEALVHQVVVAYAAGARQGTRAQKTRSEVSGGGKKPWSQKGTGRARAGTIRSPIWRSGGVSFAAKPQDHSQKVNRKMYRGAIKSILSELVRQERLIVVEQFGLEAPKTKELVAKLKELELKDVLIVTEEVDENLFLSARNLYKVDTRDVAGIDPVSLIAFDKVLITAAAVKQLEEALA; from the coding sequence ATGGAATTAGCAATTAAAGACGCTTCTGGCGCTCTTGAAGTTTCTGAAGCTACTTTTGGACGTGAGTTTAACGAAGCATTAGTACACCAAGTAGTTGTTGCTTACGCAGCAGGTGCTCGTCAAGGTACTCGTGCTCAGAAGACACGTTCTGAAGTAAGCGGTGGTGGTAAAAAACCATGGTCTCAAAAAGGTACTGGCCGTGCACGTGCTGGTACAATTCGTAGCCCAATTTGGCGTTCAGGTGGCGTTAGCTTCGCAGCTAAACCACAAGATCACAGCCAAAAAGTAAACCGTAAAATGTACCGCGGTGCGATCAAAAGCATCTTATCTGAATTAGTTCGTCAAGAGCGTTTAATCGTTGTTGAACAGTTTGGTCTTGAAGCACCAAAAACTAAAGAACTAGTTGCTAAGCTTAAAGAACTTGAGCTTAAAGATGTTCTAATCGTGACTGAAGAAGTAGATGAGAATCTTTTCTTATCGGCACGTAACCTATACAAGGTTGACACGCGTGATGTAGCTGGTATCGATCCTGTAAGCCTAATCGCTTTCGATAAGGTACTTATTACAGCTGCTGCTGTTAAGCAACTTGAGGAGGCGCTAGCATGA
- the rpsS gene encoding 30S ribosomal protein S19 produces MPRSLKKGPFIDLHLLKKVEKALESGDKKPIKTWSRRSMIIPNMIGLTIAVHNGRQHVPVFITDEMIGHKLGEFAPTRTYRGHAADKKAKKR; encoded by the coding sequence ATGCCACGTTCTCTCAAGAAAGGTCCTTTTATTGACCTACACTTGCTGAAGAAGGTAGAGAAAGCGTTGGAAAGCGGTGACAAGAAGCCAATTAAAACTTGGAGCCGTCGTTCAATGATCATACCTAACATGATCGGATTGACCATCGCTGTCCATAATGGTCGTCAGCACGTTCCTGTGTTCATCACAGACGAAATGATCGGTCACAAACTAGGTGAATTTGCACCAACTCGCACTTACCGCGGTCACGCTGCGGATAAGAAAGCGAAGAAACGTTAA
- the rplB gene encoding 50S ribosomal protein L2: MALQKCKPTSAGRRHLVKVVNPDLHKGKPYAPLLEKNSKSGGRNNKGRITVRHIGGGHKHHYRVIDFKRTKDGIPAVVERLEYDPNRSANIALVLYADGERRYIIAPKGLKAGDSIQSGIDAPIKAGNTLPMRNMPVGSTVHNVELKPGKGAQIARSAGAYVQILAREGQYVTLRLRSGEVRKVLSDCRATLGEVGNAEHMLRSLGKAGANRWRGIRPTVRGVAMNPVDHPHGGGEGRTSGGRHPVSPWGKPTKGAKTRKNKRTDKFIVRRRTK; the protein is encoded by the coding sequence ATGGCACTTCAAAAGTGTAAACCAACTTCTGCGGGTCGTCGTCACCTGGTTAAAGTGGTTAACCCAGATCTACATAAGGGTAAACCTTACGCACCACTACTAGAGAAAAACTCTAAGTCTGGTGGTCGTAATAACAAAGGTCGTATCACGGTTCGTCACATCGGTGGTGGTCATAAGCATCATTACCGTGTAATCGACTTTAAACGCACTAAAGATGGCATTCCAGCTGTTGTTGAGCGTCTAGAGTATGATCCAAACCGTAGCGCAAACATCGCTCTTGTATTATATGCAGACGGTGAGCGTCGTTACATTATTGCACCTAAAGGCTTAAAAGCTGGTGATTCAATCCAATCTGGTATTGATGCACCAATCAAAGCTGGTAACACGTTACCAATGCGTAACATGCCTGTAGGTTCGACTGTTCACAACGTAGAATTAAAACCAGGTAAAGGTGCGCAAATCGCACGTTCTGCTGGTGCATACGTTCAAATCCTTGCTCGTGAAGGTCAATACGTAACTCTACGTCTTCGTTCTGGCGAAGTTCGTAAAGTTCTATCTGACTGTCGCGCAACGCTTGGTGAAGTAGGTAATGCTGAGCATATGCTTCGTTCACTAGGTAAAGCTGGTGCAAATCGCTGGCGTGGTATCCGTCCGACAGTTCGTGGTGTTGCCATGAACCCGGTAGATCACCCGCACGGTGGTGGTGAAGGTCGTACATCTGGTGGTCGTCATCCTGTGTCTCCATGGGGTAAACCGACTAAAGGTGCTAAGACACGTAAGAACAAGCGTACTGATAAATTTATCGTACGTCGTCGTACTAAATAA
- the rpsQ gene encoding 30S ribosomal protein S17 — protein MSDKIRTLQGRVISDKMDKSFTVAIARYVKHPVYGKFIKRTTKLHVHDENNTAQTGDVVTISECAPISKTKSWTLVDVVERPKKA, from the coding sequence ATGAGCGATAAAATCCGTACTCTTCAAGGCCGTGTAATCAGCGACAAGATGGACAAATCTTTCACTGTTGCTATCGCACGTTACGTGAAGCATCCAGTATATGGTAAATTCATCAAACGTACGACTAAACTACACGTACATGACGAAAACAACACAGCTCAAACTGGTGACGTAGTTACTATTTCTGAGTGCGCTCCTATTTCTAAGACTAAGTCTTGGACTTTAGTAGACGTTGTTGAGCGTCCAAAGAAAGCTTAA